The genomic region ACGCATGCTGCAAAGCCTCGAACACTATCAATATCGATTTGGCGTATGCATGCTAAATGCCAACGGTGACGAGCAGGCTAATTCACATATATACCCAATCGGCACGATTGCTTGTGTGACCGCGTTTGAAAAGCTCGATCATGGAGAAATCGGCATTACAATCTCAGGCATTCAACCTTTTCAGTTGATCGATATAGAGACCCAAGATGATGGCCTTAGACTTGGTAATATAGAGCTAAAAGCGGCATGGTCAGCCGTAGCCTTAACGCCAGAATTAGACTTTTTGGCAACTCGCTTACAGGCTGTTTATCAGAATTATCCGGAACTGGCAGCACTTTATCCGAATGCGGCATGGCAGGATGCCAGCTGGGTGGCTTCAAGGTGGCTCGAGATTTTGCCAATTAGTCCTT from Pseudomonadales bacterium harbors:
- a CDS encoding LON peptidase substrate-binding domain-containing protein produces the protein MNSSTLPLLVSSQHVLSGGILPMRITEARYLRMLQSLEHYQYRFGVCMLNANGDEQANSHIYPIGTIACVTAFEKLDHGEIGITISGIQPFQLIDIETQDDGLRLGNIELKAAWSAVALTPELDFLATRLQAVYQNYPELAALYPNAAWQDASWVASRWLEILPISPWQKQNLLQSDCASNCIQFLCKSLTTT